In the genome of Populus trichocarpa isolate Nisqually-1 chromosome 10, P.trichocarpa_v4.1, whole genome shotgun sequence, the window CATACAAAACAAAGCAACAACCTCAAATACAGGTAATGCAAAGAGAGACAACGGCAAGAAGAGGAAGCTTAACTTGTTAAATGCTAAAACGGGCTTTTTTTAAGCTTGCTACTATGTTGATCTTGGAAACGATTAAGTCACTAAACGAAACCTACAATGCAAAGCACCAAACTCAAATGACCAAATCTTCGCATATCTACAAACATAAATGCAAAGAgagcagagaagaagaaaactgaAGCTGTTCAAGAAACAGTTACAAGCAAACTGGACTTACTTCTATTCATTCTAGAATGGGTTTTTGAGCTTGCTGCTAGTGCTGATCTTCGAGGTTGAAACTTCATTTTCAGGGAACTAAAGGGTCACCATTGCTGCTGGTTAGAATCAGCAACCGCTGTCTCTACATACATCCGGCGTCGTTTCTGCGGTTGTCTGAAAATGGGACATTAAGATTTAAGAAGACATGATCCGGCACTGATAAAACCAGTGCCACGTAATTACTGGAGTGTTCGCTATATTTCCTACCTTGAGATTCACTGTAGCATATCATTATAGAAAGATTCCTTCTTGTCTGATCTGAAGTCTGAAGCCTTGATGAacttcattaaaaagaaaactcccTGATGGACTCGCAGATATTTTGGTGGGCATTTGGGCTTCCAAGCCACGGGTTTTAAGAAGAATGCCCTTGATTTgacatgattataaaaaaaaacataagaaaaagaCGAATCAGCCATTTGTCTATGTGTACAGTGAATTAACTCCCtggatcagttttttttattattattttaataagacGCAGATAGAAAGTAAATGGTTTATTCCGTTTATGCCTTGAACAGATTTAGACAGTGTTTATGATTTGGAAGcgattttaaaaagttttgaaatttttttattttattttaaagtaatatattttttatatttttaaattatttcaatgtactaatattaaaaataatttttaaaaaataaaaaaatattattttaatatattttaaaataaaaaatattttaaaaaataactaataccACACTTTCAATTATTCCCACAAATAGAAACAATGATGCTGTTAGATAGGTGGTAGTTATTACCTACCTGACAATATCATAACCTATAGAAACACTTCAAATAAAACCATAATTCTCAGGTCTCAAGGTTACAATACGAAACTATAAAGAAATAAACAGAATAGCCTGATTTCTTATGAAAATTTTGTGATTCAACAattctatggaaaaaaaaatagcacatcaattattcatataaaatttaaaaacgaCTTAATAAAAACGAATTCAAATCTAACTATTAAGagtaattaaaatccaaaatcatttgaaaaaataattaaaacaccaaaaacatcatttttcaaGCTTAATCTCCGGATTCGTAAAATCATTCATAAAAATGTAAGTTGATCAtactatgataattttattatcctGTGCATTTAATGCATCAAGACTTTCATAGACTCTACCTTATTTATCCAACCATAAACATATTCACAACAATTTACACATTATATTACCACGAATTCAGTCTTGGAAAAGTGAAGAGCTTCGGGTATGGAAGatttttttgttcggttcggtttttattaaaaaaaataatgaaaccgaatttttttttttaaaaaaaaaaccggttcaaaccgaccagttttggtttggttgtttGGACAAAAatcagtttggctcggttttttcagtttgactaTGTTTTTTTCCGGtgtggtttggtttttttcggtttggtttttttggtttcagtcttataaaatcaaaaccgaaccgatcggttttttcaaatttttaattggttcaaacatttttttatgattttttttttatttttttcatttaatcaattttttaatttttttaatcacctCTTCGAGCACACATAATCGCTTCCAGAACATTTTGCCCCCAGCACCAAAGATGTTTGTGCATTAGCCTTCCTAATTTGCTATGTGCTATATTAATAGtgactttttaattaaattttttctccaCTTCTAATATTGATTacatttaatctatatatatatatatatattaaataccattacttaatatttataaaagtttaatttatcaattcatatttttcagtGATTACAAACATCTACAAAATAATTTACAGacatatttatatattcaataatatgtattaatttatcCACGTTACACGTGGtaatatttaaacaattaaagtTAAGATAatgaattcattaataaatatatttattataattctaactCGGAAACGAaacgttaaaaaaaagttgtcggCACCAAAAAGTTTCGTACTAACTAAAAACCCGAAAGGTCTTCGACAACGGTATTGAAAACTTTGGGAACAACCATTAAAAtgtttatatctatttttaaagatgtgtttAATCTGTagttttgcaaatttttattttttttgaattgatttatataatgatataaaaaaaacttaataaataattttttaaatatatgtctatacaaaaattactttaaaaaacatcttaccTGTGAAACGTGCTCTCCACAGTCTACATGAAGgtgtaaattaaatttttttttttttataaaaaaaagtctttaaaGAACTCGTAATTCCAAGACCACACATACTTTCCGAACAGCGAAGGGAGAAATCACAGATTGCTCAACACGGACACAAAAGTTTAAgaaactattactattattattgttgaaacTGAAAACACGCATTACTGTTGTTACAATAACAACAATTCAGCGGCataaaggagagaaaaagatcaaacacacacacagtaacttaattaataatttagatGTAGTAAATACTAGATTGATTCAAAAACCATGAATCTTGATCTGGtccttcttcacaatgttctgATTAACAAGGAAATTCTGGACGTTCTTGCGTTGATCACCTTGGAGTTGAATGACCTTGCCAAGTTCCTTGTCCTGCACAACATTCCCATTACAACAGAAATCTTTCTTGAGAGTCTTGAGGATCTTTTCGTAGCTCAACTCTTTAGGTAGACCCTGAACTGTAGTCAAGCTCTTCTTTCCATTCCTTTGCTGTATGCGTATGTGCACATACTCTTTGGTCCCTGACTGTTTGGCATCGGCAAATGGATCGAAAGCGCTAGGAATCTCGAATTCTAGCACCATATATCTACTTCTTGCTCGACAGAACTCGCAAACagacgattttttttttctgagcaGGATTTGTGTTTTGGATTCCAAGATGAGAAAATTACAGACCACTAGAGATTGCTTTTATAGGAACGCATAGGTTGGTTTATAGTGGTTAGAAGAATAGAGTTGGGCTCTTCACACGTGTACGGAGCAGATCAAGGAACAATGAATGTGAACGGCTGGATTTAGGTTTTTCGTTTAAGATATGGACGGTTCAGGCGTGCAATTGACGCATCTAGGGACCCACCCTGGAGTCCATTAAGAAAGTTCTGGATCGAGCGAGAAGGGAGAAGAATCTCGTAAAGAAAACACGCGGTCCACACATTTTATTTACCTAAAATAATAATCCTCTGGTGCCAGATTCTCTAGCACCCAATTCGCTTGCATCAATTCgagcaagaaagaaaatattctcTCATCGTGT includes:
- the LOC7468126 gene encoding protein translation factor SUI1 homolog 2 encodes the protein MVLEFEIPSAFDPFADAKQSGTKEYVHIRIQQRNGKKSLTTVQGLPKELSYEKILKTLKKDFCCNGNVVQDKELGKVIQLQGDQRKNVQNFLVNQNIVKKDQIKIHGF